The proteins below come from a single Gemmatimonadaceae bacterium genomic window:
- a CDS encoding four helix bundle protein codes for MSDFKDLKVWQKAHIMALDTHRVAGRIRGSKHASLRNQMIRAAMSVPANIVEGSGQASGREFARFLRIALNSTTELEYHLLTARDLEAIRETDFLTLTSQLIEVRKMLYGLLRYLSTRSADQIPAPNSATTPA; via the coding sequence ATGTCGGATTTCAAGGATCTCAAGGTCTGGCAGAAGGCGCACATCATGGCGTTGGACACGCATCGTGTCGCCGGTCGGATTCGCGGTAGCAAGCACGCTTCGCTTCGGAACCAGATGATCCGTGCGGCGATGTCGGTTCCCGCCAACATCGTCGAGGGCAGCGGCCAGGCGAGCGGGCGCGAGTTCGCGCGGTTCCTGCGGATTGCTCTCAACTCCACCACGGAGCTGGAGTATCACTTGCTGACTGCGCGTGACCTGGAAGCCATCCGCGAAACTGATTTCCTCACTCTCACGTCACAACTCATCGAAGTTCGGAAGATGCTCTACGGCCTCCTGCGCTACCTGTCAACTCGTTCCGCGGATCAGATTCCCGCTCCGAACAGCGCCACCACGCCGGCTTGA